The following are encoded together in the uncultured Sphaerochaeta sp. genome:
- a CDS encoding acetate/propionate family kinase → MVILTLNCGSSSAKYQVYDWVNKDILAVGVVERIGLEYSTIEHKANGKEEYNAEFSSPTHKEAIELIIRMLLDDEYGVISDLKDIGAVGHRVLHGGEVFKQSALVTDEVIEQLKKVTHLGPLHMPANIMGIEAARKAMPSVPQAIILDTAWHQTMPEEAFMYAVPYEWYTDYNVRRYGFHGTSHLYCAKRAAVVLGKKNEDTNVIVCHIGNGASISAVKNGVCIDTSMGLTPLEGLIMGSRSGDIDPAIIPYMMD, encoded by the coding sequence ATGGTAATTTTAACCTTGAACTGTGGTAGCTCGTCTGCCAAGTACCAGGTGTACGACTGGGTCAACAAAGATATTCTAGCTGTTGGTGTCGTAGAACGCATCGGACTGGAATATTCCACCATTGAGCATAAGGCAAATGGCAAAGAGGAGTACAATGCAGAGTTTTCCTCCCCTACACATAAAGAGGCAATTGAGTTGATCATCAGAATGCTTCTTGATGATGAGTATGGAGTCATCAGCGACTTGAAGGATATCGGGGCAGTTGGTCACCGTGTCCTGCATGGTGGAGAGGTTTTCAAGCAGTCTGCTTTGGTAACCGATGAAGTCATTGAACAACTGAAGAAGGTAACACACCTTGGACCACTGCACATGCCTGCCAATATCATGGGCATTGAAGCAGCCAGAAAAGCGATGCCTTCCGTTCCCCAGGCCATTATCCTCGACACTGCATGGCATCAGACCATGCCTGAGGAAGCATTCATGTATGCCGTTCCCTATGAGTGGTACACTGATTACAATGTACGACGATACGGCTTCCATGGAACCAGCCATCTCTACTGTGCAAAGAGGGCGGCAGTTGTGTTGGGCAAGAAGAATGAAGATACGAATGTTATCGTCTGTCATATCGGAAACGGTGCATCCATCAGCGCAGTAAAGAACGGCGTCTGCATTGACACTTCCATGGGACTCACACCTCTTGAGGGCTTAATCATGGGCTCCAGAAGTGGAGATATTGATCCCGCCATCATTCCCTACATGATGGAC